The bacterium genome includes a region encoding these proteins:
- a CDS encoding glycosyltransferase family 2 protein, translating into MKLSVIIPAYNEMTTIEEVLRRVRAVDIEKEIIVADDCSTDGTREFVHTQPDVILVENPANLGKGASIRAALEHVSGDIVLIQDADMEYDPDDYPKLIQPILDGKADLVYGSRFLQGKPKMRLANYYANKLFAFMATILYGIKVTDEATCYKAFRTDVIKSFNLHCNRFEFCPEVTARLLKRRHRYTEVPVWYKARSHAQGKKITWRDGLECIWTLLKYRFTG; encoded by the coding sequence ATGAAACTCAGTGTCATCATACCAGCCTATAATGAAATGACCACGATTGAAGAGGTCCTAAGGCGGGTCCGCGCGGTAGATATCGAAAAGGAGATAATCGTCGCCGATGACTGCTCAACGGACGGCACGCGTGAGTTCGTGCATACGCAGCCGGACGTAATCCTTGTCGAAAACCCGGCCAATCTGGGTAAGGGCGCGTCCATTCGAGCGGCGCTTGAGCATGTCAGCGGAGATATTGTCCTGATTCAGGATGCCGACATGGAATATGACCCGGATGATTATCCAAAACTGATACAGCCTATACTAGACGGCAAGGCCGACCTGGTTTATGGGTCACGATTCTTGCAAGGTAAGCCAAAGATGCGGCTTGCCAACTATTATGCCAACAAGCTCTTTGCTTTTATGGCAACAATCCTCTATGGCATCAAAGTCACCGACGAAGCCACGTGTTACAAAGCATTCCGCACGGATGTCATAAAAAGCTTCAATCTTCACTGCAACCGGTTCGAGTTTTGCCCGGAGGTCACCGCGCGCCTCCTGAAGCGCCGCCATAGATATACCGAAGTCCCGGTCTGGTATAAGGCGCGCAGCCATGCTCAGGGCAAAAAAATTACCTGGCGTGACGGCCTCGAATGCATATGGACCCTTCTCAAGTATAGATTTACTGGATAA
- a CDS encoding ATP-binding protein produces the protein MRQGEVMQLEIPSSPEYVTIVRHAVEGVARRMHFDADQIEDLKLAVGEACTNAVKYGCPTDDNPNVEVKCVMLPDCLKVEIRNNCKGPGCPVFPNRVDPSREGGRGLYLMRQLMDEVNLKWEHGIAVVTMLKRISPVMI, from the coding sequence TTGAGACAAGGCGAAGTCATGCAGCTGGAGATACCCAGTTCTCCCGAATACGTCACGATCGTCCGCCATGCCGTAGAAGGTGTCGCCCGGCGGATGCATTTTGACGCCGACCAAATCGAGGATCTCAAATTGGCCGTTGGTGAAGCATGCACCAACGCAGTCAAATACGGCTGCCCCACAGATGACAATCCCAACGTAGAAGTAAAGTGCGTGATGCTGCCGGACTGTCTCAAAGTAGAAATAAGAAACAACTGCAAAGGACCGGGCTGTCCTGTATTTCCAAACCGCGTCGACCCAAGCAGAGAAGGCGGACGTGGCCTCTATCTGATGCGCCAGCTTATGGATGAAGTGAACCTCAAGTGGGAGCATGGAATCGCCGTAGTTACGATGCTTAAGCGTATCAGCCCCGTGATGATATAA